GCGCGGTGGAGAAGGTCTTCCTCGTTCTCTCGTTCTTCTACATCGCCTACATCATCTCGGGAGTGATGGCCCGGCCCGACTGGGGCGTGGTCGGCCGTGCCGCCATCACCCCGAACTTCACTCTCTCCCGGTCATACGTGATCATGCTGATCGGTCTGGTCGGTACGACCATCGCCCCCTGGATGCAGTTCTACCTCCAGTCGTCGGTGGTCGAGAAGCGCATCCGGGTCGAGGAATACCGCTATTCCCGGCTCGACGTGATCGTCGGCTGCCTCGTCACCGACGTGGTCACCTTCTTCGTCCTGGCCACCGTGGCGGCGACCCTCTTCACCCACGGGGTCAAGGTCGAGACCGCCCGTGACGCCGCACTGGCCCTGGCCCCCCTGGCCGGGAAGTACTGCGCCGTGCTCTTCGCCTTCGGACTGATGAACGCCAGCCTCTTCGCCGCCTCGGTCCTCCCGCTGACCACGGCCTACTACGTCTGCGAGGCCGTCGGCTGGGAGGCCGGGGTCAGCCGCAAGTTGGGCGAGGCGCCGGTCTTCTTCGGCCTGTACACGGCGATGATCGTCATCGGGGCGGCCGTGGTCCTCATCCCCGGAGCGCCGCTGATCTTCCTGATGCTGGTGTCGCAAGTCATCAACGGCCTCCTGCTCCCCTTCATCCTCATCTTCCAGCTCGCCTTGATCAACAACCGGAGGATCATGGGGAGGTACGTCAACTCGCCCCTGCAGAACAGCGTCTCCTGGGCGACGACGGTGATCATGATCGCCATGTCGGTGGTCCTCGTGGGGGTCAGCCTCTTTCCCGGGTTGGGCGGGGGCGGTTGAGCCGAGCCAGCGAGCGGCAACCGCCAACCGCGTCGCCAAACTGGTCGGCAGACCCATCTTCAAGAACCTCTCATCCAGACTGAACCTATGGATCGCGGCCAAGCGCCGCGGTCCTTTTTGTGGCCCATCGCCAGGCTGGGACAAGAGCCAACAAGTACCGACTCATTCGACAAGGGCCGGGCGCCCATTATTGCTTTGACCTGGCAGGAGTTTGTCGCGCGACAGCCAATAGCGTTAAAAATCCCACGGCGGGGAGTAGATCATCGATGGGCGGCAGATTGCCGCCGAGTCTCGAGGACGGGTCCGCGAGGACAAGGTCTCGACCACCCCCGGGATGCCGCCGCGCTCGGGGACGGCCATCGCCACCGCCGCCGGCAAGCCGGCCATC
This genomic window from Bacillota bacterium contains:
- a CDS encoding Nramp family divalent metal transporter; translated protein: MNRTLALTRQRAQSTWRNMLLFLAVLGPGIITAFVDNDAGGITTYSVAAATYGNRILWTVIPMTIALVVCQEMSARMGVITGKGLADLIRENFGARTTAVLMGSLLLANMANTVSEFAGVAAGAEILGIPRWVSVPIGALLVWMLIVRASYRAVEKVFLVLSFFYIAYIISGVMARPDWGVVGRAAITPNFTLSRSYVIMLIGLVGTTIAPWMQFYLQSSVVEKRIRVEEYRYSRLDVIVGCLVTDVVTFFVLATVAATLFTHGVKVETARDAALALAPLAGKYCAVLFAFGLMNASLFAASVLPLTTAYYVCEAVGWEAGVSRKLGEAPVFFGLYTAMIVIGAAVVLIPGAPLIFLMLVSQVINGLLLPFILIFQLALINNRRIMGRYVNSPLQNSVSWATTVIMIAMSVVLVGVSLFPGLGGGG